TTATAATTCTAGTTAAGTCATCTATTCTACAATTTAGAAAGGCAGTAAATCCAAAAAGAGTATTAAGTGTGAAAATGGATAATAAGGCTGTCGGGAATGAAGTATTAGAAGAAGTAAGGGCTTACTTTGTAATTTATATATTTTTAATTATTATTTTTACAATTTTAATATCTTTTTCGGTTCCTGACTTTTTAACTGCATTTTCAGCAGTAATGGCAACATTTAATAATATTGGCCCTGGAATGGCGATTGTAGGACCTACAGGAAGCTATGCAAGTCTTACAGATTTTAATAAGGTAGTTTTATCTTTTGCAATGCTAGCAGGAAGACTTGAAATATTCCCAATATTAATTTTATTTTCTTCAACAACTTGGAGAAAAAAATAGGGGGGAGATGTTTTTGGCTAAAAAATATTATGCGGTTAAGGTTGGAAAATCTGTTGGAATTTATAATAATTGGGAGGACTGTAAAAAACAAGTTACAGGTTTTTCAGGGGCAATTTATAAATCTTTTCCAACTTTAGAAGAAGCTAAAAATTATTTGAATAATGGAAATATAGAAAATGAAGTTAATAGCTTTAGTTTAGAAGATATTTCTGAAGATGAGATTGTAGCCTATGTAGATGGTTCTTATAAAAAAGATACTTTAGAATATGGATATGGAGTTGTACTAATTTTAAAAGATGATATTATTGAACTTTTTGGAAAGGGAGAAGACCCTGAAGTTGCAAAAAGTAGAAATGTAACTGGAGAGCTTTTTGGTTCAATTAGAGCTATTAGTGAGGCAATAAAACTTAAAAAGAAAAAAATAACTGTTTTTTACGATTATCAAGGCATTTCATCTTGGGCTAATGGAGAATGGAAATGCAATTTGCCTCTTACTATAGGATATAGAGATAAGATTAAAGAGTTTAGAAAGGAAATAGAGATTTTATTTGTAAAGGTTAAGGCACATTCAAATGATAAATATAATGATCTTGCAGACCATTTAGCAAAAAAATCTTTAGGAATTGAAAAATAATTTATGACTGAAATATTAAAACCGACAAAAGAAAATATAGAAAAATCTGCAAAATTAATATTAAATGATGAAATTGTTGCAATTCCAACAGAAACTGTATATGGTTTAGGAGCAAATGGATTATCAGATATTGCCGTTTCAAAAATTTTTAAGGCAAAAAATAGACCACAGGATAATCCATTGATATTGCATATTTCAGATTATGATATGATGGAAAAATTGGTTTATGAATTAAATGATGATATAAAAGAATTTTTAAATCATTTTTGGCCAGGACCATTAACTGTTGTTATGAAAAAGAAAGATATAATTCCTGAAGCTGTTAGTTGTGGACTTGATACCGTTGCAATTAGAATGCCGAATAATGAAATCGCAAGAAGTTTTATAAAGCAATGTGGTGTTCCAATAGCTGCACCTTCTGCAAATATTTCAGGGAAGCCGTCACCAACGACTGCAGAAGATGTTTTTACTGATATGAATGGTAAAATTTCTGTAATCTTAGATGGTGGACTTTGCAATATCGGAATAGAATCAACTGTTTTGGATTTGACTAAAAAACCTTATACGATTTTAAGACCTGGCTTTTATACAAAGGAAGATTTTTTGAAATATGAAGATAAAATTTTAATTGATGATGCTATTGTAACAGAAAATACAATTCCAAAATCACCTGGGCAAAAGTATAAACATTATGCACCAAAGGCAAAAGTTGTAGTAATTTCAGCTAAAGACAGAAAAAAATCATCAATTGAGATTGAAAAAATAATAAAAGAAAATAAAGACTTAAAAATCGGAATTTTTAAGTTTGACGAAACATTTTTAAATGTTGAAAGTGAAAATATTTTATCATTGGGTTCAATTTTTGATTTAAAAGAAATGTCAAAAATATTATTTAAAGGTCTTAGAGAATTCGACGAAAAAAATGTTGATTTGATTATTGTTGAGGGTTGTGATGAAAATGGACTCGGATTTTCAATAATGAACAGACTAAAAAAATCCTCTAGTGGAAATATAAAATACATTGATTAACAGTGAACTTTAAAGGAGTTAGTAATTTGAAAGAATTGATTATTAAAGAAATCGTTGATATTAAAGAAAAGGAGAAAATATCGAGAGAAATATTAAATGATCTTCCTGAATGGTTTGGTATGCCAGAAAGTACGGAAGAATATATTACAGATTCACAAGACAAACCGTTTATTGCTTGTTTTATGGATAATGAGGCAGTAGGTTTTGTAGTATTGAATTCTACAAGTGTGGATTGTGCAGATATTTTTGTTATGGGAATTAAGAAAAACTATCATAGAATGGGAATAGGAACAAAGTTAAATGATGCTTATGAAAAATTGGCAAAAAAGCTTGGTTACACTTATACTCAAGTTAAAACTGTTCAGACTGGACATTATAAAGAATATGATATAACAAATAATTTCTACAAATCTGTAGGATATAAGGAATTGGAAGTTTTTCCAACACTATGGGATGAATGGAATCCATGTCAAATATATATTAAATATATTGGAGATTAGAATTGTTTGATATCTAAATTAAATAATTAAATATAAGATGAAAGGCAGTAAATCAAATTATACTGCTTTTTTATTGTTCAAATTATGATATAATAATTATAGATTTATGCCTTATGATAAAGCTGTAATTATTTCATCATAATAACCTAAATTTAATTATAAAAAAGAGATTATGATATAATAATTATGTATTGAAAAATGATTTATGATTTTGTATTTGGAGGAAGTATGAAAAGAAATATTATTTTTTATCTGATTTCCTTAATATGTGGAATTTTATTTTGTTATTTTCTCAAAATGGAACATTTTACAAAATTTTATATATTTTTGGGTTTATCATTTACTTGTATAGTTTCATATTTTTTTAGATTCAATAAAATAAAATTATTTCTTTTGATTTTCTCATTAGGCTTTTTAGTTAGCTTTTTTTCAGAGAAAGAAAGTAATTTAAAACAATTCTTTGATCAAGAAGTTTCTTTTACGGGAGAAGTTTTAAATTCAACTGCTCGTTCTGATGGAGAGGGATTCAAACATGAAGTCAGATTAAAAAATATTGAAAATATAGAAAAATCAGAGAAAATTTTACTTTTTACAAATCATAAAAAGTTTGAAATTGGAGATATTGTAAGTGTAGCGGGAAAACTTAGAGAAATAAGGTCAAATGGTAATCCTAGACTTTTTAATTATAAGAGATTTAATTTAAAAAAGAATATATATTCAAATATTTATTCTGATGATGTGAAAAAAATTGGAGAGAATAAAAATTTAAAGGGAGCTTTTCATAATTTTGTTGAGAATGTCTTTGATACTTCTCTTTCATCTGAAAATTCGGATATTATGAAGAGGATATTTCTTGCAAATAATTATGATACGGCTTTTGAAAATGATATTAGAGAAATTGGACTTTCACATATTTTAGCCGTTAGTGGTCTACATATTGGAATAATATATCTAATTTTAAGCAAAATTTTAATCATTTTACCAATAAAAAGAATTTTTAGAGAAATTGTAATTTTATTTTTTATATTTTTATATGCATATTTGATTGGCAATCCAGCAAGTGTTTTAAGGGCAGAAATATTTTTGTTTATCTCTATATTTTCGTCGCTTTATGGAAAAGTTAAAGATAGATTAAATGACCTTTTGTTGACTATTTTTGTCATTTTATTAATAAATCCATATATGATTTTTGATGTAGGATTGTATTTAAGTGCGTTTTCAGTACTTGGAATTATAAAGATTTTACCATATTTTTCAAATAAGAGGGATGGTTTTGTACTCAAATCTTTAAAACTTACTTTTTCGGTTATGCTTATAATTTTACCTATTATTTTATATACTTTTGGGAAGTTTTCAGTTATTACCTTCTTTAGTAATTTAGTATTAACACCAATTTTTGTAATTTGCATAGTTATTTCGTTTTTTATTTTGTTATTTGGTTTATTTAGTTTAAAAGTTTGTGTATTTTTGGGATTATTAGTTAATAATTTATTAAATCTTATAAGATTAAATGTTGATTTTTTAAAGGATATAAATATAAACGTTACTTTTTATGAATATAACATAGTACTTTTAATTTTTACATATTTTTTACTTTTAATTTATTTTAATAGGAGAAATTTTAAGTATTTTACATTTGATAACTTTAAATTTTTTATACTTTCTGTTATGATTCTATTTGTTTCTACAAATATTTATAACATTTATAAAAATGAAGTAAATATCAATTTCATAGATATAGGACAGGGAGATGCCTGTTTAATAAGAGGAAAACAGAATAATATTCTAATAGATACAGGTGGAATTACTTTTGGTAAAGGAGATAACGGAAAATCTGTTTTAATTCCATATTTACAGAAAAATGGGGTTAAAAAACTAGATTTTGTATTTATTTCACATTTGGATGCAGACCATTGTAAAAATTTGGGATCTTTATCTAAGGAAGTGGAGATTAAAAATTTATTTTTTAGAAAAGACGGGTATAGAGGTTTTGTAAAAAAATATGGAGAAGTTAAGGCTGAAAATATTTATAATATTGAAAATAATTTAAAAATAAATTTAGAAGATGTGGATTTAGAAGTTTTAAAAGCAAAAGATTCTACAGAAGAAAATGAAAGATCCATAATAGTTAGAGTTACAGTAAATGGAAAGAAAATACTTTTTACTGGAGATATTGGAGCTTTTACAGAAAATCAGCTTATAAAAAACGATATAGACTGTGATTATCTGAAAGTTGCTCATCATGGGAGTAAGAATTCTAGTTCACCTGAATTTTTATCAGCTTCAAGTCCAAAAACTTCTATAATTTCCTGTGGTTATAAAAATAGATATAACCATCCACATAAAGATGCACTAGATAGAATAAAATCTACAGGAAGTGATGTTTTTAGGACTGATTTACAGGGAAATATTATGCTTAGAATTAATAAATTTGAAGAAAAAATTACAGGCTTTAGAGAAATTGATGGAAATTTATTAGGTTTATTAAATTTCTATTTTATGGATATTTTAAATATTATAATGTATTTATTAGGATTCTTTGTTTTAGTTAAAATAAATAATGATTTAATAATAGATTTAGGCTTTATTAAGGAGGAACTATGAATTATATACAAGCTATGAAGTTGCTAGACAATGGGGAACTTAATGGTATATATGTTTTAAGTGGGGAAGAAATTTTTTTGATAGATAGATTTGTTGAGCTATTTAAAGAGAATATTGTTTCAAAAGATTTTTTTGATATGAATTATATCGAATATGATTTTTCAAAAATTGACTTGCAAAAGTTAAAGATTGATTGTGAAACAGCTCCATTTTTTAGTAATAAAAGACTTATTATTGTAAATGATGTAAATCTTTCAAAAAATGGAATTTCTATATATAAAAATTTTTTTGAGGAAATGTATGATTATATAGATAAGATTCCAAATACAACAGTTCTTCTTTTTGTCATGAAAGGAAGTCTTGCTTTTCGTGGTAAATTTTATAAACAAATTTCAATTTTAGGTCATAATATTGAATTAGTAAGATTTAATGAAATTGAACTTTTTAAATTTATTAAGAAAAGATTTGTTTCAAAAAATATCGAAGTTAAAGATATTGTTTTAAAATATATTATCGATAGAATTGGGTATTTAGATAGTAGCAGAGAAAAAAATCTTTATGATGTAGAAAATGAAGTAAATAAACTTCTTAACTCATTTTCTAAAGATGTTTTAGATTTTAAAGATGTTGATGAAATTTTAGTAGATAAATTTGAAAATAGTATTTTTAAATTACTTGATATGATTTCTAAAAAAGATTATAAAAATTCTATTAAGATTTTAGTTGAGCTTAAAAAATCGGGAGAGGACTCTTTTTCTACATTTTATATGATTGTAAGATATATTAGAAATCTTTTAGGAGTAAAAGTTTTGAAACTAAAACAAAAACATATAGACTATATTTCAAAAGAGTTAAAAATTTCAAATTACGAATGTAAAAAATTGTATTCAGTTTGTGATAGTTTTTCTATAAAAACTCTATGTAATTATATTGATTTAACATATTCTGTAGAATCAGATATTAAGACAAAAAATAGAGATATAGATTTATTGTTGGAGCTTTTAATTTCAAAAATGTCATTAGGAGGTGCTTCTTTTGAGTAAAAAGGTTAATATTTTTGTTGACGGAATGACTTGTCAAGCTTGTTCTATGAAAGTTGAAAAGGGACTATCAAAGCTTAAAATAGTTGAAGACGTCTCTGTAAATCTTATGAGCAAAACTGTAACAGTATCCGTTGAAGATGGAGCGAAAGTTGAAGGTCTTATTGGAGTTATAAAGAGACTTGGATATAAACCGAAAAGAGATGAGGTAAAAATTGAAAAGAGCAGTATCAAAGTTGAAGATATTGAAAAAATAATTTCTGAGTTAAAAGAAAAAGATACTGTTTTAGTAAAAGATGAAGAAGACATTTTAAAAGTAAAATACTTAAAAGATGTTGTTTCTTTAGATGAAATAAATTCAATTTTAGAGAAATATAAAATTTCGGTTAAAAAAGAAAAAAAGGAAAGACAAAATATATATGAAGATGAAATTAAGGACTTAAAAAAGGACTTAATTATTTCGATAGTATTTAGTGTACCACTTATGGTTTCAATGTTTTTCCATATGTTCAATTTGCATAAATTTATGCTTAATGGTTATATTCAATGGGCTTTGGCAAGTGTTGTTCAATTTTATGTAGGTAAAAGATATTATATAAACGCCTATAAAAACTTAAAAAATAAAAGTACAAATATGGATGTTTTAATAGCTTTTGGGACTTCAATGGCGTATTTTTATTCTGTTTATAAAGTTTTAATCGGAAGTGTTGATGTTTATTTTGACAGTTCTGCAATGATTATAACACTAATCTTACTTGGTAAATTTTTTGAAGCAAATGCAAAGTCAAATACTTTCGGGGCAATTATGAAATTGATGGATTTGAAAGCGGACTATGCAATTGTAATTGACGGAGATAGAGAAGTTAAAAAGAATATTGAAGATGTAAGAATTGGAGATATTGTTTTAGTTAAACCTTACGAAAAAATTCCTGTTGATGGTGTTATTATTTCAGGGAATAGTTCTGTAAATCAAGCTATGATTACCGGAGAATCTGTTCCTGTTGAAAAAAATATAGGAGATACTGTTATTGGAGCAACTAATAATATAGAGGGAATTTTAAAAATTGAAGTAAAGAGTACAGTAGAAAATTCTGTATTATCTAAAATACTTGATTTAGTTCAAAATGCTCAGACAAAAAAAGCCCCTGTTCAAAGACTTGCAGATAAAATTTCAAGTTATTTTGTACCAGGTGTAATTTTGTCATCTTTAGCTACTTTAGTAATAACTTATATTGTAACAAAAGATTTTACAACAAGCTTATTAAATAGCTGTGCAGTAATGGTTATAGCTTGTCCTTGTTCACTTGGTTTGGCAACACCAACAGCGATTATGTCAGGAACAGGAGTCGCTGCACAAAATGGAATTTTGATAAAGAGTGGAGAAGTCTTAGAAAAAATTCATAAAATGGATAGCATTATTTTTGATAAGACAGGAACGCTAACAACTGGAAAGTTAAAAGTTGTTGATATAAAGAATAATACTGATTTATCAGAAGAAGATTTCTTAGGTCTAATTTATTCTTTAGAAAAAAATACAGATCATCCTATTGCTAAATCTATTGTAAACTATTGTAAAGAAAAAAATGTAAAAGAATTGGACATTTCAGACTTGAAAGTAATTGCTGGAATGGGAGTTCAAGCTAATTACAATGGCAAAGAAATTTTGATTGGAAAGAGAAAATATATTGAAGAAAAACTTGGAAAATTAGAACTAAATATAGAAAATGAATTACTGACAATCTTTATTTCTATAGGAAATGAATTTGCAGGTTTTGTAGTTTTAGAAGATGAAATTTCAAATAATGCATTTGAAATAATTAAGAAATTAAAAGAAAAAAATATTGATGTTTATATGATAACTGGAGATAGTGAAGTAGTTGCTAGAAAAGTTGCAAATAAACTTGGAATAGATAATGTACTTTATGAAGTTATGCCAGATGAAAAATCTCAAAAAGTTATAGAATTGCAAAAACAAGGAAAAATTGTTGCAATGGTAGGGGATGGAATAAATGATGCTCCTGCTCTTGCAAGTGCAGATATAAGTTTTGCAATGGGAACCGGAACAGATATTGCAATGGAAACTTCAGATATTACTTTGATGAATGGGAATTTAAACACACTTTTAAATTCAATCAATATAAGTGAACAAACTCTTAAAATAATCAAACAAAATTTATTCTGGGCTTTTTTCTATAATATTATTGCAATTCCTTTTGCTGCATTCGGATACTTAAATCCTATGCTTGCAGGATTTACAATGAGTTTTAGTTCAGTAAGTGTTGTTTTAAACAGTTTAAGATTAAAAAGATATAAATTTTAGAAAAAATGGTATGCTTTTAAAAGCATACCATTTTTAAATTCTTAATTATTTTTTATTGTATTTTTTTACAAAATTGTAAAGTGTTTTTACTGGAGTACCACTTGCTCCTTCAGGATTTGTTCCCCAAGCTGAACTTGAGTATGAAGGACCTGCAATGTCTAAATGAACCCAAGGAGTGTTTTCAACGAAGTGTTCTAAGAAAACTCCTGCAGTAATTGCTCCGCCGGTTCCTGGAGCAGTTACATTTAATAAATCTCCAACTTTTCCTTTTACACTTTCTTTATGTTCTTCATAAACAGGAAATCTCCATAAGTATTCACCCATAAAGTCTGCTGATTCTTTAATTTTTGCAAAGACTTCATCATTATTACTTACAGCTCCAATAACTCTTGAACCCAAGGCTTGAATACAAGCACCTGTTAAAGTTGCTACATCAATTATACATTCAGGGTTTAATTTTGATGCTCCATAGTAAATAGCGTCTGCTAAAGTCAATCTTCCTTCAGCATCAGTATTAATTACTTCAATAGTTGAACCTTTCATTGAAGAAATTATATCTCCATTTCTGTAAGCATGACCATTAATCATATTTTCACAAGATGCAACAAGTGCAATTACATTTCTTTGCACTTTCATTTTTCCTACTGCATACATTGTTGAAATAACAGAGGCACTTCCACCCATATCAGTTTTCATAGTAACCATTCCTGTAGCAGGTTTGATTGCATATCCACCTGAATCATAAGTTAAGCCTTTACCAACTAAAACAATAGGTTTTTCATCTTTATTTGGTAAATGTTTCATAATTATAAATTTAGGTGGTAAATCACTACCTTGAGCTACTGATAGAAAAGCATCCATTTTTAAAGATTCAATTTGTTTCTTTTCCAAAACTTCAACTTCTACTCCTACTTTTTCAAGTTCTTCTTTTGCGAATTTCGCTAAAGTTTCAGGATAAATATCATTAGCAGGTCTGTTTACAAGATCTCTACACATAAACACTGCTTCCATTATTGCTTCAATTTCTTTTATTCCACTTTCAACATGTTCTATTTTATTATCTAAAACGGTAAAGAATACTTCACATTCATATTTTTCTTTCTTTTCTTTTAAGAAGTTGTCAAAATTGTAGTTAACATTTATAATTCCTTCAATCATAGCTTGAGCAGTTAATTTATAACAAATACCATCAAACTTTTTGATTTCTATATTGCAAGATTTTACTTTATTAGCTTTTAAGTGCTTTCCAAGAGAAAGAAAAGCTCTTCTAATATTTTCAAGAGAATTTTCTTCTTC
Above is a genomic segment from Parvimonas micra containing:
- a CDS encoding heavy metal translocating P-type ATPase, encoding MLLLSKKVNIFVDGMTCQACSMKVEKGLSKLKIVEDVSVNLMSKTVTVSVEDGAKVEGLIGVIKRLGYKPKRDEVKIEKSSIKVEDIEKIISELKEKDTVLVKDEEDILKVKYLKDVVSLDEINSILEKYKISVKKEKKERQNIYEDEIKDLKKDLIISIVFSVPLMVSMFFHMFNLHKFMLNGYIQWALASVVQFYVGKRYYINAYKNLKNKSTNMDVLIAFGTSMAYFYSVYKVLIGSVDVYFDSSAMIITLILLGKFFEANAKSNTFGAIMKLMDLKADYAIVIDGDREVKKNIEDVRIGDIVLVKPYEKIPVDGVIISGNSSVNQAMITGESVPVEKNIGDTVIGATNNIEGILKIEVKSTVENSVLSKILDLVQNAQTKKAPVQRLADKISSYFVPGVILSSLATLVITYIVTKDFTTSLLNSCAVMVIACPCSLGLATPTAIMSGTGVAAQNGILIKSGEVLEKIHKMDSIIFDKTGTLTTGKLKVVDIKNNTDLSEEDFLGLIYSLEKNTDHPIAKSIVNYCKEKNVKELDISDLKVIAGMGVQANYNGKEILIGKRKYIEEKLGKLELNIENELLTIFISIGNEFAGFVVLEDEISNNAFEIIKKLKEKNIDVYMITGDSEVVARKVANKLGIDNVLYEVMPDEKSQKVIELQKQGKIVAMVGDGINDAPALASADISFAMGTGTDIAMETSDITLMNGNLNTLLNSINISEQTLKIIKQNLFWAFFYNIIAIPFAAFGYLNPMLAGFTMSFSSVSVVLNSLRLKRYKF
- a CDS encoding leucyl aminopeptidase translates to MKFKIGNSGIVKVITLFDGKDICGISEELKAYVKENKLFSGKRGEIFSNLGPNSENVILLGLGKEEENSLENIRRAFLSLGKHLKANKVKSCNIEIKKFDGICYKLTAQAMIEGIINVNYNFDNFLKEKKEKYECEVFFTVLDNKIEHVESGIKEIEAIMEAVFMCRDLVNRPANDIYPETLAKFAKEELEKVGVEVEVLEKKQIESLKMDAFLSVAQGSDLPPKFIIMKHLPNKDEKPIVLVGKGLTYDSGGYAIKPATGMVTMKTDMGGSASVISTMYAVGKMKVQRNVIALVASCENMINGHAYRNGDIISSMKGSTIEVINTDAEGRLTLADAIYYGASKLNPECIIDVATLTGACIQALGSRVIGAVSNNDEVFAKIKESADFMGEYLWRFPVYEEHKESVKGKVGDLLNVTAPGTGGAITAGVFLEHFVENTPWVHLDIAGPSYSSSAWGTNPEGASGTPVKTLYNFVKKYNKK
- a CDS encoding ribonuclease H family protein, encoding MAKKYYAVKVGKSVGIYNNWEDCKKQVTGFSGAIYKSFPTLEEAKNYLNNGNIENEVNSFSLEDISEDEIVAYVDGSYKKDTLEYGYGVVLILKDDIIELFGKGEDPEVAKSRNVTGELFGSIRAISEAIKLKKKKITVFYDYQGISSWANGEWKCNLPLTIGYRDKIKEFRKEIEILFVKVKAHSNDKYNDLADHLAKKSLGIEK
- a CDS encoding L-threonylcarbamoyladenylate synthase encodes the protein MTEILKPTKENIEKSAKLILNDEIVAIPTETVYGLGANGLSDIAVSKIFKAKNRPQDNPLILHISDYDMMEKLVYELNDDIKEFLNHFWPGPLTVVMKKKDIIPEAVSCGLDTVAIRMPNNEIARSFIKQCGVPIAAPSANISGKPSPTTAEDVFTDMNGKISVILDGGLCNIGIESTVLDLTKKPYTILRPGFYTKEDFLKYEDKILIDDAIVTENTIPKSPGQKYKHYAPKAKVVVISAKDRKKSSIEIEKIIKENKDLKIGIFKFDETFLNVESENILSLGSIFDLKEMSKILFKGLREFDEKNVDLIIVEGCDENGLGFSIMNRLKKSSSGNIKYID
- a CDS encoding DNA internalization-related competence protein ComEC/Rec2 codes for the protein MKRNIIFYLISLICGILFCYFLKMEHFTKFYIFLGLSFTCIVSYFFRFNKIKLFLLIFSLGFLVSFFSEKESNLKQFFDQEVSFTGEVLNSTARSDGEGFKHEVRLKNIENIEKSEKILLFTNHKKFEIGDIVSVAGKLREIRSNGNPRLFNYKRFNLKKNIYSNIYSDDVKKIGENKNLKGAFHNFVENVFDTSLSSENSDIMKRIFLANNYDTAFENDIREIGLSHILAVSGLHIGIIYLILSKILIILPIKRIFREIVILFFIFLYAYLIGNPASVLRAEIFLFISIFSSLYGKVKDRLNDLLLTIFVILLINPYMIFDVGLYLSAFSVLGIIKILPYFSNKRDGFVLKSLKLTFSVMLIILPIILYTFGKFSVITFFSNLVLTPIFVICIVISFFILLFGLFSLKVCVFLGLLVNNLLNLIRLNVDFLKDININVTFYEYNIVLLIFTYFLLLIYFNRRNFKYFTFDNFKFFILSVMILFVSTNIYNIYKNEVNINFIDIGQGDACLIRGKQNNILIDTGGITFGKGDNGKSVLIPYLQKNGVKKLDFVFISHLDADHCKNLGSLSKEVEIKNLFFRKDGYRGFVKKYGEVKAENIYNIENNLKINLEDVDLEVLKAKDSTEENERSIIVRVTVNGKKILFTGDIGAFTENQLIKNDIDCDYLKVAHHGSKNSSSPEFLSASSPKTSIISCGYKNRYNHPHKDALDRIKSTGSDVFRTDLQGNIMLRINKFEEKITGFREIDGNLLGLLNFYFMDILNIIMYLLGFFVLVKINNDLIIDLGFIKEEL
- the holA gene encoding DNA polymerase III subunit delta; protein product: MNYIQAMKLLDNGELNGIYVLSGEEIFLIDRFVELFKENIVSKDFFDMNYIEYDFSKIDLQKLKIDCETAPFFSNKRLIIVNDVNLSKNGISIYKNFFEEMYDYIDKIPNTTVLLFVMKGSLAFRGKFYKQISILGHNIELVRFNEIELFKFIKKRFVSKNIEVKDIVLKYIIDRIGYLDSSREKNLYDVENEVNKLLNSFSKDVLDFKDVDEILVDKFENSIFKLLDMISKKDYKNSIKILVELKKSGEDSFSTFYMIVRYIRNLLGVKVLKLKQKHIDYISKELKISNYECKKLYSVCDSFSIKTLCNYIDLTYSVESDIKTKNRDIDLLLELLISKMSLGGASFE
- a CDS encoding GNAT family N-acetyltransferase, translating into MKELIIKEIVDIKEKEKISREILNDLPEWFGMPESTEEYITDSQDKPFIACFMDNEAVGFVVLNSTSVDCADIFVMGIKKNYHRMGIGTKLNDAYEKLAKKLGYTYTQVKTVQTGHYKEYDITNNFYKSVGYKELEVFPTLWDEWNPCQIYIKYIGD